CAGGCCCCCGGGAAGTCCAGGGCGGGCTGGGCCAGGGCGGGAAGGCCCAGGAGCAGAGGGATTGCCAGACGCTTCATAGCTCACCTCCCAAAAGGGGCTCCCCCATGGCCTCCAGGAGGGCGTAGTAGGCCTGGAGGAAAAGGGCCCGGGCCCCCTCCAGGGTGCGCCGGGCCTGGAGCAGGCCCACCTCCGCCTGGAGAACCTCCAGGGCGGTGCCCGTGCCCGCCTCCAGGCGCCTTTTGGCCACCTCCAGGGAATGCTCCGCCGCCGCCAGGCCCCTTTCCGCCACCCCCACCTGGGCCTGGGCCAGGAGGAGGGCCTGGTGCCGCGCCCGCAGGTCCAGGGCCGCGGCCTGCAAGGCGGCCTCCAGGGCCAGCCGGGCCCCATCCCGGACCCTCTCCCGGGCAGCCACCTCCCGGTCCTGCGCAGGGCTCAGGAGGGGGAGGCTGGCCTGGGCCTGGAAGGCCACCCCCTCCCGGGGGGCCCCCAGGGGCTGGTACTGGACGGCGTAGCCCAGGGTGCCCGCGGCCAGGTTGAGGCTGAGGGCCAGGCTGGCCCCGCCCCCGGTCCCGCTCAGGCTGAGGCTCACCTGGGGCTGGACCCGGTCCCGCCGGGCCTGGTGGAGGAGGGCCTCCGCCTCCTCCAGGGCCAGGCGGGCCCTGCCCACGTCGGGCCGCCCCGCCCCCGCGGCCAGGGCCTCCTCCAGGCTGGGAAGGCCCCGGGGCAGGGGCAGGGGAAGGACGGCCACCTGCCGCCCCAGGGTGGCCTCGAGGCGGGCCTGGGCCAGGCTCAGGGCCAGCTCCGCTTGGAGGGCCTCCGCCTGGGCCTGGGCCCAGGCGGCCTCCGCCTCCAGCAGGGCCAGGAAGGTGGCCTGCCCCTCCGCGTGCTGGGCCCGGAGGGCCCGGAGCTGGGCCTCGCGGAGGGCCAGGCGCCTTTGGGCGAGCTCCCGGTCCAGGCCCGCCAGGTGGACCTCCAGGTACTGGGCGAGGGCGGTCTGGAAGAGGGCGTTCCCCTGGGCTTTTAGGTCCAGAAGGGCCCTCTGGTAGGCCCTTTCCGCCGCCCTGAGGCCGTCTTGGGCCGGGCCCCAGGGGAGGAGGACCACGCCTCCCCCGAGCCCCAGGGCCAGGCTCTCCTGCCCCGCAGGGGTGCGGGCGTAGCTCCCCTGGGGGGCCAGGGTGGGGAGGAGGGCGGCCCGGGCCCCTTCCAGGGCCAAGCGGGCCTGGGCCTCCTGCAGGAGGAGGCCCTGGTAGGAGGGGCTTTCCCGCACCAGGGACTTGAGGTCCACCCCCTGGGCCCAGCCCGGGGCCAGGAGGAGGAGAAGCCAGAGGGCGCGCATCCTGCCCCTAGGCTAGGCCAGGGCCGTTAGGGGTGTGTTAGAGCGGGGGGCTGAGGGGTCCTGGAGGCAGGGGGGGAGCCGAGGCCAGGGGAAGGGAGCGCGGGGTTTTGCGGAGGGTCAGAGGTCGTCCAAGGCCTCCCGGGGAGGCCGCCTCGCCCCCAGGTAGCCCCCTTCCCGCAGGACCAGGGGGAAGAGGGCCTCCCAGGAGCCCTCCACCGCCAGGAGGCTCTCCCCGCGGAAGGCCCGCACCCCCGCGGGCAAGGCGGCCTCCAGCCCGTGGGGGAAGAGGGCCAAAAACCCCTCCCCGGGCTCCCCCTCCCCCCGGTCCAGGTGGAAGGCCTGGGGCGCCAGGTAGCCCATGAGCCGGGTGCGGTGGGCCTCCCGCCGGAAGGCCTGGAGGGCCCTGAGGTCCTCCGCCCCCTGCCAGAGGAGGAGGTCGGCCTCCGCGGAAAGCCCCACCAGGCTGTAGGCCGCCAGGAAGCCCTCCCGGGCCCCCCAGCGCCCCAAGAGGAGGGCGAACTCCTCCTTCAGGTGCTCCTGGGCCTCGGCCTCCAGGCGCCGGAACTCCGGCAGGAGGCGCAGGAAGCTGAAGGCCCAAAGCCTCACGCCACCCCCAGGAGGCGGGAGAGGTCCTCCTCCGCCAGGTACTTGCCCACGTAGAAGGGCCCGAACTCGCCAAAGCGGGCGGAGACCTCGTCGAAGCGCATCTCGTAGACGATCCTCTTGAACTGGAGGGGGTCCTCGCTGAAGAGGTCCACCCCCCACTCCCAGTCGTCCAGGCCCTGGGCCCCGCTGATCACCTGCAGGACCTTCCCCTGGTACTTCCTCCCCGTCTCCCCGTGGGCCTTCATGAGCTCCGCCCGCTCCCGGGCGGGGAGGAGGTACCAGTTGTCCCCCCCCAGGCGGCGCTTGTTCATGGGGTAGAAGCACACGTACCCCCCCTTGGGCACCCGGGGGGTGAGGCGGGGCTTCACGTAGGGGGCCTCGGGGTCCAAAGGCCCGGTCTGGCTCCCCAGCTCCACCACGGAGTAGAAGCCGTAGGCGGGCCGGAGGTAGCGGGCGAAAAGGCTCTTGTTGAGCCTCGCCTCCGCCTCCAGGAGGGCGTCCAGCCCCTCCCGGAGGTTCAGGAAGAGGAGGTCGGCCTTGGGGGTGATCACCTGAAAGACCCCGAAGGAGCCCCGCCCCTCGGCCTCCACCCGGGCCCATTCGGCGAGGATCTCCCGCAGCTCTCCCCAGGCGGCCTCCCGCTCCCCCTTGGGGGCGGCAAGCCAGGCGGGGAAGTCCAGGTGGCGGAAGTCGTGGAGGAGGTGCCAGCCCTCGAGGGTAAAGGTGGGCTCGGGAACGCGGCCTGCCATGCCCCCACTATACCCCGGAAGCCCCCCCTTCCCCGGGGAGGCCCAGGCGGCGCCGCCGCTCCTCCAGGCGCAGGGCCTCCGCCAGCGCCAGGGCCAGCTCCACGTCCTGGAGGAAACGCTGGAGCTTCCGCCGCCAGGCCTCCCGGTCCAAGGGCCGGAAGAGGGCCCAGGGGCTTAGGGGAAAGCGGTCCACCCCGGAAAGGGCCGCGTAGAGCCGCCTCTCCCGCAGGCGGAGGCGGGGGGCCACCCCCACCCGCTCCCGGTAGCGCAGGAGCCCCTCCATCACCGCCGGGGTGAGGAAGACCCGCCCCCCCACCTGGTCGCTGGCGAAGGCGGCAAAGCGGCGCCCAAACTCCGGGCTTTCCAGGCGCAGGGCCTCCAGCCCGGCGGAAGGGGCCCAGGCTGCCCCCCGGGGCAGAACCAGGACCTCCGCCGGGGCGGGAAAGGGGAGGTCCAAACGCAGGAAGACCCCCTGGAAGAGGGTGCGGTAGCGGACCTGGGTCCCCTCGCGGGTGCGCACCACCTCCCGGCGCAGGAGGTGGACGTCGGCGGAGTCCAACCCAAAGGCCCCCACCTGGCCGTGGAGGCGGTCTTCCGAGGCGTAGCGGTCGGGCACGGGGAGGAGGCCCGCCTCCAGAACCTCCCCCAGGGGCAGCCCGCGCCCCTCGTAGCGCAGGCCGAGCCCCTCCGCCAGGAGGCGGGCGGCCTCCCCCTTGAGGCGGGCGGCGTACCCCCAGGGCTCCCCCAGGGCCAGGAGCAGGAGGAGGAGGGCGGGAAAGAGGGGCCAGAGGGACTCCCCCCCGAGGGCCAGGAGGAGGAGGCCGAAGAGGGCCGCCCCCCCCAGGAGGAGGAGGAAGCGGCGCAAGCCCCGCTGCCTCTCCGCCTCCAGGGCCGACGCCCGGGGAGCGAGGGCCTGGAGGGCCGCTTCCAGGACCTTACCCTCTTCCCCGCGGACCTCCACCCGCCCTCACCCCCGGAAGAGGCGGCCCAGATCGGGGGGCAGGCGCTCCTCCTCGGGCAGGGTGAAGACCGGCTTGCGGCCCAAGCCCATGAGGCGGGCGTAGAGGAGGGTGGGCACCTGCTCCACCGCGTTGTTGTACTCCGTCACCGCCTGGTTGTAGAAGCGCCTCGCGGCGGCGATGGCGTCCTCGGCCTCGGCGAGGGCCGCCTGGAGCTGGAGGAAGTTCTGGCTGGCCTTGAGGTCGGGGTAGGCCTCGGCCCTAAGGCGCACCTCCCGGAGGAGGCGGGAGACCTCCTCCTCCAGGCGGAACTCCTCCTCCGGGGTCGCCGCCCCGGCGGCGGCCTCCCGGAGGCGGGTGAGGCGCTCCAGGAGCTCCCTTTCGTGGGCCATGTAGGCCTGGACCGCCGCCACCAGGCCCGGGATGAGGTCGCGGCGCTTCTTGAGCTGGGCCTCCACCGCCCCGAAAGCGTTCTCCACCTGGTTCTTGCGGGCGATGAGGGCGTTGTAGGGGAGGACGAGGAGGGCGAGGAGGCCGAGGGCCAGGACAACCCAGAGAAAGTCCATGGGGCCATTTTATACCCGCCCCCAGGGGGGCGCCCAAAGGGCTTCCCGCCCCGACGGGTCCCCTTTTCCCCCTCGAGGGGGTACGGGGTATACTCGGCAGCATGCTGGCCGCCATCCTGCAGACCGCGCTGGCCTTCTTGCTGGCAGGGCTTCTCGGCTACCACGGCAGCCGCCTCCTGGGCAGCCTCAAGGCCCTGGCCCCCGAGGGGGTGGACGGCCGTTTCTTCCGCCTCCTGGGCCTCCTCTGGTGGGGGGTGGTCCTCCTCGGGGCCCTGAGCTTCACCGCCCACGCCCTTGGGCTTCCCTACGAGCCCCTCGCCACCTGGGGCGGGGCCCTGGTGGCCTGGCTCGGGGCCAAGGGGGTGGCGGGGCTTTTCGTCCTGGGCCTCACCTGGCTGGGCTTCCGCCTGGTGCCCCTGGTCCTCAAGCGGCTCCCCGAGCCCCAGGGGGAGCTCTCCCGGGAGCTGGTCCGGGCCCGGACCCTGCGGAGCTTCGCCGAGTCCCTCCTGCGGGCGGTGGTCCTGGTGGTGGGGGGGCTTTTCTTCCTCTCCAACCTGGGCCTGAACGTCACCGCCCTCCTGGCGGGGGCGGGGGTGGCGGGCCTGGCCATCAGCTTCGCCGCCCAGAACCTGATCCGGGACTTCATCAACGGCTTCTTCATCCTCCTGGAGGACCAGTACGGGGTGGGGGACATCGTGCAGATCGGGGGCGTGGGGGGGGTGGTGGAGCGCTTCAACCTGCGCCTCACCGTGCTCCGGGACCTGGAGGGCCGGGTCCACTTCATCCCCAACTCCGAGGTGCGCCAGGTGACGGTGATGACCCAGGAGTGGGCCCGGGCGGTGGTGGACGTGGGGGTGGCCTACAAGGAGGACCTGGAGCGGGTCCTCCCCGTCTTCCAGGACGAGGTGGAGCGCTTCTACAGCGACCCCGAGTGGCAGGACAAGTTCACCGAGCCCCCCCAGGTCCTAGGGGTGCAGGAGCTGGCGGGCAGCGCCGTGGTCATCCGCGTCCTCTTCAACACCAAGCCCGCCCAGCAGTGGGCCGTGGCCCGGGAGTTCAGGAGGCGCATCAAAAACCGCCTGGACCGCGAGGGGATCGAGATCCCCTACCCCCACCAGAAGCTCTACTTCGGGGAGCCCCTAAGGCTGGAAAAGGGGGTGTAGGCTAGGGGGGATGCCGCAGGTCTACGGGGAGATCCTGGAGGCCCTCCGCCCCCACCTGGGGGCTCGGGCGGAAGCGGTGCTGGAGGAGGGACTCAAGCGCCTGGGCAAGCGGCCCGCGGAGCTCACCCCCGAGGACGGGGCCCTCCTCCTCAAGGGCCTGGCCTTCCGGGAGCTCCAGGCCCGCCTCGCCCCCGAGGAGGCCCGGCGGGTGGTGGAGGGGGTGCTCTCCCGCCTCGGGAGCGGGGGGGGCGGCCTGGAGGCCCTGGAGGAGGGGCTCAAGCGGTTCGGGCTCTACGTGGACTGGCCGGAGGTGGGCCGGCTGCGGGCCCTGGTGAACCGGCTGCGCCAGGGCCCCGATCCCCGGCTCCTGGCGGAGGGCCGGGAGCTTCTGGAGGCCCTGGAGGAGAGGCTGGAGGAGGCCCTCCTGCGCCAGACCCAGGACCTGGCCCACCTGGAGGAGGCCCTAGAGAGGGTGCGCCACCTGGGGGGGCCCAAGGTCAGGCGGCTGGAAAGCCTCCTGGACACCGTGCGCCGGGCCCACGCCGAGGGGATCCTGGCCCAGGCGGAGGTGGAGCGGGCCCGGGGGCTGGCCCTGGAGCTGCGGAAGCTCCTGGAGTCCAGTGCGGTCCAGGCCCCCACCCTGCCAGAGATCCTCTTTGAAACCGGGGAGGCTCTCCCCGAGGCCGGGCCGCGGGAGGCCCCGAACGACGTTTTCCTCACCGTGGAGGAGGCCTCGGAGCTGGAGGGGGAGCTGGTGGTGGACCTCGAGGCCCTCCCCGAGGAGGCCACCAAGCGCATCCAGGCCCTGGAGGTGGCGGAGGAAAGGCGGAGGCTGGAGGAGCTCCTGGCCCGGCACGCCCCCCTCCTGGAGCGGACCACGGTGAGCCCCCTCCTGGCCGAGGTGGAAGCCCTCCTGGAGGCAGGCACCCCGGCGGGGGACAGGCTTAGGGCCCTGGAGGAAGCCCTGAAGGAGGCGGAGGGGAACCTGCGGGCGGAAAGGCGGGCGCGGCTCATCCAGCTGGGGGAGGCCCTGAGGACCCTCCCCCTCCCCGAGGAGGCCAAGGCTCCCCTGGAGGGGGTCCTGCGCCTGGCGGAGGAAACCCTGGCCGAGGGGGGCTACCCCGACCTCTCCTCCCTGGAGGAGGAGCTCCGGCGGCTGGAGGCGGAGGCCAGGCGCAGGGCCCAGGAGGCAAAGCGCCTCCTGGAGGAGAAGGAGGCCCTCCTGCGGGAGCTTGCGGAGCGGGGGGAGGCCTTCTCCCCCCTTCTGGGGGAGCTCAGGGCCCTGGCGGAAGAAGCCCTCCCGGAGGGGCTTCCCCGGATCCGGGCCCGCTACGCCGAGCTCCTAAAGGCCCAGGGGGAGGAGGCCGCCCTCAAGGCCAAGCTGGCGGAGGCGGAAGGGGAGCTGGAGGCCCTCCTCCCGGAGGCCGAGGCCCTGGGCCTGGGGGAGGCGGTGGCCGAGGCCCGGGGCCTCCTGGGGGAGGGACGGCTTCCCGACCTGGGGGCCCTGAGGGCCCGCCTGGAGGAGGCCAAGGCGGAGGCCCGCCAGGGAGCCCTCCGGCAGCTCGCGGAGCTCCAGGTGCTGGCGGAACGCTTCCGGGGCTTCGGCGGGGAGGGGGTGCTGCGGGCCATCGAGGAGGAGAAGGGCAAGCCCCTCCCCGACCCCGCCCCCATCGCCCGGACCCTGCAGGCCCTGAGGCGGCGGCTGGAGGCTAAGCGGGAGGAGCTCTTCACGCGCCTCACCGCCTTTTTCCAGACCGAGGCCCGCCTGGAGGGCCTGGGAAGCGAGACCGCCCGGCGCCTCAAGCCCCTCCTGCCGGTGCTGCAGGCAGGGCGGGAGCGGCTTTCCCGGCTGGGGCCCAAGGGGCTTCTGCGGCTGGAGAAGGCCCTGGCGGAGGCCGAGGCCCTCCTGAAGGAGCTGGAGCGGGAACAGGAGGCGGCCAGGGCCGTGCTGCGGGAGATCCGGGGGGCAGACCTGGAGGCCCTCCTGGGGGTCTTCGACCAGGAGACGGCACCGGAGGACCTGGCCCCCCTGCGCCTGCCCGGGGTAGAGGTGCTGGGCTACCTGGAAGACCCCCTTCCCCTGCCCAAAGCCTCCCTCCTCGCCCTCCGGCAAGCCCTGGACCACCTGGACAGGGCCCTGGGCCAAAGCCGGGGCCCGGCCGTGGTCCTCCTGGGCCAGAAGGCCCTGGTCCTGGCCCCCAAGGGGCGGAGGGCCCTGGTGGCCCTCCTGGACAAGGCCAGCCTCTCGGCCTTCCTCCTGGAGCTTACCCCGTAGGGGTGCTACACTTAGGGGTAGTGGTAACCGCCTCGGCCCTTTGGGAAAGCCTCGCCCCCCACCTGGACTACCTCTCCCCCGAGGAGCGGGAGCGGGTGCGGGAGGCCTACCGCTTCGCCGAGGAGGCCCACCGGGGCCAGCTGCGCAAGAGCGGGGAGCCCTACATCACCCACCCCGTGGCGGTGGCGGAGATCCTGGCCTCCTTGCACCTGGATCCGGACACCGTGGCCGCGGGCCTCCTCCACGACACCCTGGAGGACTGCGGGGTAAGCGGGGAGGAGCTGGAACGGCGCTTCGGCCCCGCGGTGCGCCGGATCGTGGAGGGGGAGACCAAGGTCAGCAAGCTCTACAAGCTGGCCAACCTGGAGGGGGAAGAGAGGCGGGCCGAGGACCTCCGCCAGATGTTCATCGCCATGGCGGAGGACGTGCGCATCATCATCGTGAAGCTGGCCGACCGCCTGCACAACCTGCGCACCCTGGAGCACATGCCCCCCGAGAAGCAGCGGCGCACCGCCCAGGAGACCCTGGAGATCTACGCCCCCCTGGCCCACCGCCTGGGGATGGGGCAGCTCAAGTGGGAGCTGGAGGACCTCTCCTTCCGCTACCTCCACCCCGAGGCCTACCGCGCCCTCCTCTCCCGCATCCGGGAAACCCAAGAAGCCCGGGAGCGCCTGGTGCAAAAGGCCATGGCCGCCCTGGAGGAGGCCCTGCGCAAGGATGAGCTTCTCCAGGCCCAGCTGCAAGGCTTCGAGGTCACGGGCCGCCCCAAGCACCTCTACTCCATCTGGAAGAAGATGGAGCGGGAGGGGAAGGCCCTGGAGCAGATCTACGACCTCCTGGCGGTGCGGGTCATCCTGGACCCCAAGCCCGCCCCCACGGAGGAGGGAAGGGCGGTGAGGGAGAAACAGGTCTGCTACCACGTCCTGGGCCTGGTCCACGCCCTCTGGCAGCCCATCCCCGGACGGGTCAAGGACTACATCGCCGTGCCCAAGCCCAACGGCTACCAAAGCCTCCACACCACGGTGATCGCCCTGGAGGGCCTCCCCCTGGAGGTGCAGATCCGCACCCGGGAGATGCACCGCATCGCCGAGTACGGCATCGCCGCCCACTGGCTCTACAAGGAGGGGCTCACCGACCCCGAGGAGGTGCGGCGCCGGGTCTCCTGGCTCAAGAACATCCAGGAGTGGCAGCAGGAGTTTTCTAGCTCCCGGGAGTTCGTGGAGGCGGTGACCCGGGACCTCCTGGGGGGTAGGGTCTTCGTCTTCACCCCCAAGGGGCGGATCATCAACCTGCCCAAGGGGGCCACCCCCGTGGACTTCGCCTACCACATCCACACCGAGGTGGGGCACCACATGGTGGGGGCCAAGGTCAACGGGCGCATCGTCCCCCTCTCCTACGAGCTGCAAAACGGGGAGCTCGTGGAGATCCTCACCAGCAAAAACGCCCACCCCTCCAAGGGCTGGCTGGAGTTCGCCAAAAGCCGCACCGCCAAGAGCAAGATCCGCCAGTACTTCCGCGCCCAGGAGCGGCAGGAGACCCTGGAGAGGGGCCAAGGGCTCCTGGAGCGCTACCTGAAGCGCCGGGGCCTCCCCCGGCCCGCGGACAGCCAGCTGGAGGAGGCGGCCCGCCGCCTGGGCATCGCCCCCTCCCCCGAGGAGCTCTACCTGGCCCTGGCCCTGAACCGCCTCACCCCCCGCCAGGTGGTGGAAAAGCTCTACCCCACAAGCCTCCAACGGCGGGAAAAGCCCGCCCCTCCCCCCAAAAACCAGTGGGGCATCCGCCTGGAGCAGGACCTCCAGGCCCCCATCCGCCTGGCCTCCTGCTGCGAACCCATGAAGGGGGACAGCATCCTGGGCTTTGTCACCCGGGGAAGGGGGGTCACGGTCCACCGGGCGGACTGCCCCAACCTGCGCCGCCTCCTCCAGGGCCCGGAGGCGGACCGGATCCTGGGGGCCTACTGGGAGGGGGTGGGGGGGAAGGTGGCCACCCTCGAGGTCCTGGCCCAGGACCGGGCCGGGCTCCTAAGGGACGTGATGCAGGTGGTGGCCGAGGCGGGCAAAAGCGCCCTGGGCTCGGAAACCCGCGTCCTGGGCCCCCTGGCCCGCATCCGCCTGCGGCTTTCCGTGGGGGACGGGGAGCGGGAGAGCCTGGTCCAGGCCCTCAAGGGGGTGAAGAGCGTGGAGGAGGTGCGCTGGGTCTAGAGGAGGCGCACCCAGACCTCCCGCTCCCGGGGCCCGTCGAACTCCGCCAGGAAGACCTGCTGCCAGCGGCCAAGCCAAAGCCTCCCCCCCTCCGCGGGGAGGAGGAGGTGGACCCCGGTGAGGAGGCTCTTGAGGTGGGCGTGGGTGTTGCCCTCGGCGTGCCGGTCTTTGGGGTGATGGCGGGGGGCGAGCTCCTCCAGGCGGCGGAGGAGGTCTTGGGCCACATGGGGATCCGCCCCCTCCTGCACCAGGAGGCTGCAGGTGGTGTGGGGGACGAAGAGGTACACCAGGCCGGTGTGCCCCTCCAAAACCGCCTCCACCTGACCGGTGATGTTCACCAGCCCCTCGGGGGGGGTTCTGACGGCGAGGCGCCTCATGGCCCCAGGATAGCCGGGAGGCCTTAGCCCAGGCGGGAGATGCGCAGAAAGAAGCTCCGCTCCACGGGAAAGGTACGGTCCAGGCTCCCGAACTCCGCCTCGGCGAAGGCCAGGAGGTGGGGCATCGCCCTGCGGTGGACCTCCTCGGGCACCTCCTGGGTGAAGGAGTAAAGCCGCTCCTCCAGGGCCTCCAGGGCTTCCCTCAAGGAGCGCTCCTCCCGCCAGGCCACCACCAGGCGGGTCCGGGGCCGGAGGCCGAGGCGCCTCAGCGCCTCCGCCACCTCGGCGAGCCGCTTCTGGTGCCGGCCCCGCTCCACCCTTACCCCTTCCGCCGCCACCAGGGCCTGCCAGCGCTCCTGGAGGCGGGAGTCCACCTCCGAGGCCATCCGGTCCCAGCCCTCCAGGAGCACCCCTCCCGGCTTCAGGACCCGGAAGGCCTCCGCCAGGGCCCTCTGCCAGTCGGGGAGGAGGTGCCAGAGGTGGACGGCGATCACCCCGTGGACGCTCTCCCCGGGCAGGGGGATCTCCCGGGCGTCCGCCAGGAGGAGGTGCACCTTGCGCATGACCCCCGCGGCCTTCTGCCGGAAAACCTCCAGCATGGCCGGGTCCCGGTCCAAGGCGATGTAGCGGTAGCCCCGGGCGATGAGGGGCAGGGCGATCCGCCCCGTGCCCGCCCCGAGCTCCAGGAGGACGGGCTCCTCCCCCCGGGCCTGTAGGGCGTTCCCGATGGCGGTGGCGATACGGCCCGCCACCTCCGGCGGGTAGGCCCGCAGGCGGTCGTAGGCGTGGGCCACCCGGGTTCCGGCCTTGGGCATCCCCTCTCCCCATTCTAACGGGGTATGCTTGGGGGCATGAAGGGTCTGATCCTGGCCGCCGGGCGGGGGACCCGGCTCCGCCCCCTCACCCACACCCGGCCCAAGCCGGTGATCCGGGTGGCGGGGCGGCCCATCCTCCACTATGCGGTGGAGAACCTGCGGGAAGCGGGGGTAGAGGAGATCGGGGTGGTGGTCTCCCCGGAGACGGAGAAGGACATCCGGGAAGCCCTTGCCGGCTACCCGGTGCGCTACATCCTCCAGGAAGAGCCCCAGGGCCTGGCCCACGCGGTGGCGGTGGCCCAGGGCTTCCTGGGCCCAAGCCCCTTCGTCCTCTACCTGGGGGACAACCTCTTCCAGAGGGGCATCGGCCGCTTCCTCGGGGCCTTCCGCGAGGGGGTGAGCGCGGTGATCGCCCTGGTGCGGGTGGAAGACCCCCGGCAGTTCGGGGTGGCCCTCCTGGAGGGGGAACGGGTGGTGCGCCTCCTGGAGAAGCCCCAGGATCCCCCCTCGGACCTGGCGGTGGCCGGGGTCTACGTCTTCACCCCCGAGGTCTTCCCCGTGATCGGGGACCTCAAGCCCTCGGCCCGGGGGGAGTACGAGATCACCGACGCCATCCAGGGGCTCATCGACCGGGGGAAGCGGGTGGTGGGGGTGGAGGTGGAGGGCTGGTGGAAGGACACCGGCCGCCCCAAGGACCTCTTAGACGCCAACCGCCTCCTCCTGGAGGAGCTCTCCCCCCGGGTGGAGGGGGAGGTGGAGGGGAGCGAGCTCACGGGCCGGGTGGTGGTGGAGCGGGGGGCCCGGGTGGTGGGGAGCACGGTGATCGGCCCGGCCTTCATCGGGGAGGGGGCGGTGGTGGAGGGGGCCTATGTGGGCCCCTTCACCTCCATAGGGCCGGGGGCGCGGGTGGTGCGCTCGGAGGTGGAGTACTCCATCCTCGAGGACCAGGCGGTCCTAGAAGATGTGGCCCCGCGCCTCCAGGAGAGCATCCTAGGGGTGAGGGCCGAGGTGAAAAGCCGCAACGGCCTTCCCCGGGCCCACCGCCTCATCCTGGGGGACCTCTCCCAGGTGGAGCTGGCCTGAGGCCACCCCGGCCGGGCGCGGGCTCCGGTCGCAAACGGATGGAAAACCCCGCAGCATGGCCCGCCTTTTAGACCTCCTCACGGAAGGCTTCCAGAGCGGCGAGGCCCTGGCCCGGAGGCTGGGGGTGAGCCGCCAGGCGGTGTCCAAGGAGGCCAGAAGGCTCCAGGCCGAGGGCTTCCCGGTGGAGGTGGGCCCGCAGGGCTACCGCATCCTCCCCGGCACCCCCCTCCCCCACCTCTTCCAGCCCAGAGGCCGCCTGGGAAGGCCCTACCGCTACCTGGGCCGGGTGGAGAGCACCCAGGACGTGCTCAAGGCCTGGGCGGAGGCGGGGGCCCCCGAGGGGGCCCTGGTCCTGGCCGAGGTCCAGGAAAAGGGGCGGGGAAGGCGGGGAAGGCCCTGGGCGAGCCGCCCCGGAGGAAGCCTCACCTTCTCCCTGCTCCTCAGGCCCCTCCTCCCCCTTCCCGCCCTGGGACCCCTCCCCCTCCTCGCCGGCCTGGCCCTCTTCGAGGCCGCGGGGGTGGGGGGGCTCAAGTGGCCCAACGACCTCCTGGCCCCGGACGGCCGCAAGATGGCGGGGATCCTCCTCGAGGCCAAGGCCGAGGGGGAGGAGGTGGCCTACGTCCTCCTGGGGGTGGGGGTGAACGTGGCCTGGGCCCCGCAAGGGGCAGCCGCCCTCGGGGAGTTCTCCCCCCGCTCCCGCCGGGAGGTGCTGGAGGGGTTTTTGGAGCGGCTGGAAACCCTCCTGCCCCTCCTGGAACGGCCCGAAGCCCTCCTCCCCCGCTACCGCCAGGCCTCCTGCACCCTGGGGCGCTGGGTGCGGGTGCATACCCCCAAGGGGCCGGTGGAGGGGGTGGCGGAGGCGGTCCTCCCCGACGGGAGCCTCCAGGTGGGGGGGGTGCGGGTGGGGGCGGGGGAGGTGGAGCTGTGGGCTGCCCCGCCCTAGGGGGCCCCAAGCCTGAGTGTCTCAGGCTTAGATTTTCCTAAGCATCTGTGCTAGGATAGGGGCAGGTATGTTCGCCCGCATCTTCACCAAGGAGGAGGCCGACGCCCTCCTGCCCGAGCTGCGGCGGGTCCTGGCCCAGATGCGGCAGGCCCAGAGGGAGCTCC
The genomic region above belongs to Thermus thermamylovorans and contains:
- a CDS encoding secondary thiamine-phosphate synthase enzyme YjbQ; this translates as MRRLAVRTPPEGLVNITGQVEAVLEGHTGLVYLFVPHTTCSLLVQEGADPHVAQDLLRRLEELAPRHHPKDRHAEGNTHAHLKSLLTGVHLLLPAEGGRLWLGRWQQVFLAEFDGPREREVWVRLL
- a CDS encoding class I SAM-dependent methyltransferase — protein: MPKAGTRVAHAYDRLRAYPPEVAGRIATAIGNALQARGEEPVLLELGAGTGRIALPLIARGYRYIALDRDPAMLEVFRQKAAGVMRKVHLLLADAREIPLPGESVHGVIAVHLWHLLPDWQRALAEAFRVLKPGGVLLEGWDRMASEVDSRLQERWQALVAAEGVRVERGRHQKRLAEVAEALRRLGLRPRTRLVVAWREERSLREALEALEERLYSFTQEVPEEVHRRAMPHLLAFAEAEFGSLDRTFPVERSFFLRISRLG
- a CDS encoding glucose-1-phosphate thymidylyltransferase, which translates into the protein MKGLILAAGRGTRLRPLTHTRPKPVIRVAGRPILHYAVENLREAGVEEIGVVVSPETEKDIREALAGYPVRYILQEEPQGLAHAVAVAQGFLGPSPFVLYLGDNLFQRGIGRFLGAFREGVSAVIALVRVEDPRQFGVALLEGERVVRLLEKPQDPPSDLAVAGVYVFTPEVFPVIGDLKPSARGEYEITDAIQGLIDRGKRVVGVEVEGWWKDTGRPKDLLDANRLLLEELSPRVEGEVEGSELTGRVVVERGARVVGSTVIGPAFIGEGAVVEGAYVGPFTSIGPGARVVRSEVEYSILEDQAVLEDVAPRLQESILGVRAEVKSRNGLPRAHRLILGDLSQVELA
- a CDS encoding biotin--[acetyl-CoA-carboxylase] ligase; the protein is MARLLDLLTEGFQSGEALARRLGVSRQAVSKEARRLQAEGFPVEVGPQGYRILPGTPLPHLFQPRGRLGRPYRYLGRVESTQDVLKAWAEAGAPEGALVLAEVQEKGRGRRGRPWASRPGGSLTFSLLLRPLLPLPALGPLPLLAGLALFEAAGVGGLKWPNDLLAPDGRKMAGILLEAKAEGEEVAYVLLGVGVNVAWAPQGAAALGEFSPRSRREVLEGFLERLETLLPLLERPEALLPRYRQASCTLGRWVRVHTPKGPVEGVAEAVLPDGSLQVGGVRVGAGEVELWAAPP